Part of the Deltaproteobacteria bacterium genome is shown below.
TCGTAATCTGTCACGAATGCTAGCGTTGCATAGGCAATTTCAGCTTCTCTCGCAAGCTTTGCCTCCGGTAAATTTGTCATGCCAATTATGCTACAGCCCCAGCTTCTATATAATTGAGATTCCGCTCTACTCGAGAAAGCTGGCCCCTCTATGCAGACATAAGTCCCGCCATCATGCACCTGCCTGCTTTCGTTTTCCGCTACCCTCCTTACCTCTTTAACTAAAGCCTCTCGCAACACCGGACAAAAAGGCGTCCCAAAGGAAACATGTGCACATATACCCTTAGAAAAAAAACTGCCCTCCCGATTCCTAGTGTTATCAATTACCTGATCAGGAACCACTATATCTCCCGGTGCACATTCTTCTCTAAGACTACCAACTGCACTAATGCTAATGCACCACTGAGCGCCCAATTTTTTAAGGGCATAAATGTTAGCGCGATAATTTATCTCTGAAGGAATCCACTTATGCCCCTCGCCATGCCTAGCGATAAAAAGAAGCTGAATGCCATCGATATAGCCAATAGTAATGGGGGAAGAAGGCGCACCAAAAGGTGTAACCATATCTTCCTGGCGCACATCGCTAAGTCCATCTAATTCATACAAGCCCGAACCACCAATTATACCAACTGTCTTCATCTCTCTTGCATCTCCTTGGCCGTAGTTGCTAACTGACCACAAGCGGCATCTATATCTGCCCCCTTTGACCACCTAACTGTAGTATTTATCCCCTTGTTCATCAAAGTCTGCTGCCAATGCTCCATGCATTCTCGCGAAGACGATTCGTATTCTAATCCGGGAACTGCATTAAAGGAAATCAAATTTACCTTTACCTTTAGTCCGTCTAATAATTGAGCGAGTCGCTCCAAATCGCCTGGGGTATCGTTTAAACCCTTGATTAAGACATATCCCACAGTAATTCGCTGCCGACGCTCCAGCGGAAACTCACGAATGGCCCTTAAAAGGACTTCGAGCGGCCACTTCCTGTTTATTGGCATCAAGCGACCACGAATCTCATTCGTAGTCGCATTGAGAGAAACTGCCAGGTTTACTTTTACATTGCTAGCTGCAAGCTTTTCTATGCCAGAAACTACTCCGGAAGTTGAAATAGTCACTCTTCTTCCAGAAAAGTCAAATCCAGCTCCATCGCCAATTATTTTTATAGCACCTAGAACATTCTCGAAATTGTGCATGGGCTCGCCCATACCCATAAAAACGACGTTGCGAACCTCAAAACTATCGCTATCTGGGGGCGACACATCATTCATAACAGCAAGAACCTGCCCGACAATTTCGTGCACTTTTAAATTCCTGACAAAACCCATGGCGCCGGTGCGACAAAACTGGCAATCTATTGCACAACCAACTTGGGATGAGACGCACAATGTCCAACGGGTTGGCTGTTTAATTAATACAGATTCGACAAAACGGCCGTCTGCCAATTTGAGCAAGTATTTTCTGCTGCCATCGGCAGACTCGACTATTTTTGAGATTTCGGGCCGATATATAGAAAAATGCTCCCGCAATCGCTCTCGCAACGCAGCGGATATATCAGTCATGCACTCAAAGCCACTAGCGCGGCGCCTGTATAACCACCGCATTATCTGCTCTGCGCGAAACGGACGCTCGGAAAAATCACTCGCTAAAATTTCGCTAAGCGCGATGCGATCTAAATCGAGAATTTCTATCAATGTTAAAAGTCGGGAAAAAAGAACGCTATCTCCCTGCCTGCATTCTCCATACTATCAGACCCATGAACGGTATTTTCATCAATGCTTTGGGCGAAATCACCTCTAATAGTACCAGCCGGTGCTTCTTTCGGATTAGTAGGCCCCATTAACTGGCGATTTAAGGACACAGCATCTTTGCCTTCCAAAACAATGATCACCACTGGTCCGGAAGTCATAAACTTCACTAAATCCTTAAAAAAAGGCCTCTCGCGGTGGATATCATAAAACCCACTGGCCTCCTTCTCCGACAAATGAATCATCTTCATTGCGACAACGCGCAACGAACTAGCCTCAAAGCGAGAAATAATCTTGCCAATGATGTTTTTCTTTACGCCATCTGGTTTAATTATCGACAGCGTTCTTTCCGTTCCGCATTTGCATGTACACATAACTACTACTTCTCCAAAATCCGTTTAGCCGTAATTCCAATTTCTGCTGGCGAACGCACTACATGCGCCCCCGCAGATTCGAGCGCCTTAATTTTTCCATCTGCTGAACCAAATCCACCGCTAATAATAGCACCCGCATGTCCCATACGCCTTCCCTTCGGAGCCGTAACACCTGCGATGAACGCTACTACGGGCTTGCTGCAATTATTGTGAATCCATTCTGCCGCTTCTTCTTCAGCTCTTCCGCCTATCTCCCCAATCATAACTACTAAGTCAGTGCCCGAATCGCGCTCGAACATTTCCAAACAATCGATAAACCCGGTTCCATTTAGCGGATCTCCGCCGATACCTACGCAAGTAGACTGCCCTAGGCCAAGCTCCGAAAGCTGCCCGACAGCCTCGTAGGTAAGCGTTCCAGAACGAGACACGACCCCAACTCGCCCAACCTGATGGATGTAACCCGGCATAATTCCAATCTTACACTCTCCCGGAGTGATGACTCCTGGACAGTTTGGCCCTATTAGCCGACTAGTACTTCGCGAAAGGTAAGTCCTCACCATTAGCATGTCTTTTACCGGAATTCCTTCCGTAATACATATTATCAGAGGAACCCCCGCATCCGCGCTTTCTATTATAGCGTCTGCTGCAAAAGGCGCTGGAACGTAAATGACACTGGCATTAGCGCCTGTAGCCTCCACGGCCTTCTCGACAGAATTAAAAATCGGTACTCCCTCAAACTCCTGTCCAGCTTTCCCGGGGCTTACCCCCGCAACCATTTGCGTCCCATAGGCTTTGCAAGCCTTGGTATGAATTTGCCCAGTTTTTCCAGTGATGCCCTGGGTTAGTACTTTGGTGTTTTTATCTACCAGTATCGACATGACTCAATCTCATGATACAGCTTGAACGATTTTTCTTGCCGCTTCTTGCATTGTTAAAGCGGGAATAATTTTTAAGCCAGAATTACTTAGAAGCTCTCGGCCCAATTCCACATTAGTGCCTTGGAGCCGCACTACTACCGCAGCTTTTACCGCAAGCGACTTAGCGGCATCAATAATTCCCTGCGCTATTACGTCGCAGTGAACGATACCTCCAAAAATATTTACCAACACTCCCTTAACGCTAGGGTCTCCGAGAATAATTGCAAAAGCTTCTCTCACCATTTCTGTAGTAGCACCGCCACCCACATCCAGAAAATTCGCTGGCTGCCCGCCCTCTTGCTTAATTATGTCCATAGTAGCCATGGCGAGCCCTGCGCCATTTACCATGCAACCGATATTTCCCTCAAGTCCAACATAGTTTAAACCAACTTCAGTAGCTCTTAACTCGCGCTCGTTCATCTCATCGTAGTCCGCCCAGCTGCGAATTGTTGGCTGGCGATAAAGCGCATTGTCGTCAATTAGCATTTTAGCATCCAAACAAACCAATTCGCCATCGGCAGTTTGTATCAGGGGGTTTACCTCCAACAAAGAACAGTCCAAATCCAAAAACGCTCTATACAAGGGCCCTAAGAGATAAGGAAGTTGCTTAGTTTGCTTATCGCCAAACTGCAAAAAATCGCTGATTTTGCGACAGTGAAATCCCTGCAAACCACAAACCGGATCCACGTCTACTGTGAGCAATTTTTCCGGCGAATGGTGGGCTACTTCCTCAATCTCCATTCCACCTTCTCGGCTCACCATTATCGAGACACAACCTCCCTCGCGATTTAGCACGAGGCTTAAATAATATTCTTTGGCGATTTGTGCTCCTGGCTCAATCCAAACTTTTTTCACCAGTACGCCCTTTGGCCCAGTTTGAGGAGAGACCAACGTCATCCCCAACATCTCTCTCGCTACCTGGGTTGCCTCGTCGATACTTTTAACTACCTTTACGCCACCTGCCTTTCCCCTACCACCAGCGTGCACCTGCGCCTTTACTACCACGACAGGCGAACGCAAATTGACAGCAGCCCTGCGAGCCTCGCCAACCGTATAAGCAAGCTCCCCCTTTGGCACAGGCACGCCATACTCTCTTAGCAACGCCTTAGCCTGATATTCATGTAAATTCATAGACTAACACCCCTAACGACAACTTAACGCATCAGTTCTTTAAGGCTTGAACTAACTCTCTCACCTTTCCAGCACTGACATCCAAAGCCTTCTTCTCTTCGCTAGAAAGTTCAATCTCCACTATCTTTTCAACGCCACTTGCGCCTAATACCACAGGAACTCCCATGTATAAATCTTTATACCCGTATTCGCCATTTAAGCGCGCTGCACAACACATTACCTTCTTCTGGTCTTTTAAATAGCTCTCAGCCATTTCCATAGCGGACGAGGCCGGTGAATAAAACGCAGAGCCAGTCTTTAGCAAAGCCACCACTTCTCCACCAGCCCCTCTTACGCGCTTTTCTATTGCGCTAAGGCGCTCCTCGCTAACTAGTTGCGAAATAGGTATGCCAGCCACCGTAGTAAATGACCTAACCGGAACCATGTCATCACCATGGCCGCCCAAAACAAAAGCACTCACGCTTTCGACTGATAATCCGAGTTCCTCTGCCAAAAATGCCCTATAACGCGCCGAATCCAAAACTCCAGCCATGCCAACTACGCGCTTACTAGGGAAACCTGTCTCTCGCTGACAGAGCGTCACCATAGCATCGAGCGGATTAGAAACCACTATTACAAAACTCTCCGGCGCGTACTTCGCAATGCCAGCCGCAACTGACTTCATTATTTGCGAGTTTACAGCTAGCAAATCGTCTCGACTCATCCCTGGCTTTCTTGCAAGCCCAGCGGTGACGATGCATACGTCTGCGCCCTGAATATCCTCGTAGCTCTCAGTTCCCGTAACGCGCACAGAACTTGGCGCTACAGCAGCCGCGTGGCTTAAATCTAAAGCCTTGCCCTTCGCAAGTCCCTCAGCGACATCGAATAAAACTACGTCGCCAAGTTGTTTTAACACAGCTAAATACGCAAGCGATCCGCCTATATTCCCAGCGCCGATTAAAGCAATTTTTTTCCTTCTAACTTGACTCGCCATCTAAAAAATCTCTACCTCCTTCTAACAAATATTTACGCCCCTACTCTTTCTTGGCCTTTGCCTCTTCTCCTTTCACTTCTTTCTTGAGGCCGTCAAAGAACCCGCTTTGCAGGAGCAAATCATTAGTATCGATGCGATTAAAATTTAAACCGACATCTTTGCTAGACTCCCCGCTCGTCGAATCGACTAGGACAAAGTGCGGGTTGGTTTTTAGCAACTCTTTTACAACGGACAACCTTAACAAAGCTTCTCCGCCAGGTCCACTAAGCGCTGCAATTTCTTTTTTCAACCCCTCAACCTCAGCCAAACCTACAGAGCGCACCCTCTCAGCCTCGTTAGTTTTAGCTTTCAAATAGGCATCGCCCCTTAAAATAGCCTGCCGCTTAAACCCTTCAACCTCAGCAATCTTGCGATTAACTACAGCTTGCGTCTCGTTTAACACTTGGCGCTTGCCCTCGACAACAGTTGCTACTTTTTTATACTCCTGTTCAGTCTCCTGATTGATAGCCTGCGTGCGATCGATTTGTTCCTGATAGCTTCTATCATACGTACCATCTGGCAGTCGGCGCTCGAAGCGGTGATCGTTATAAATTACAGAATCTATCACAATTCCCTCCCTTTCGAGGCGCGTATTAAGCGCAATCTTAACTCGGTCAACCACTGACTGGAATTTTTCGGGATTAAAAAAATCCCTCGTGCGCAGAATATTCATGTGAGTCCGGATATCCGCACGTGCAATTGCAGCTACAAGGCGCTTTATCGCATTGTTATCCACACCTACGTACTGCACAACGTGATGCAAACGTGCGGGGTTTACATGATAATGGACCGTAATCGCTAAACCTACCTCGTTCCCATCCAAAGCTCGAGTCTCCACATAATCCTCAACCAAGGGATCATTCCCGGTCCCCGCAGCACCCCATGAAAGCGACTGCACGCTTGTATCAAACCTATAGAGTTCCTCCCAGGGGAAAACAAACTCCATCTCGCCAGGATTTAAGGTCTTATCGCGCATGCCGCCACCGAGAAATCGTGGCAGTTTAGAAAAAACTACGGAATACTCGCTAGACTGCATTTTTTGGAATCCAGCATTGCAAGCAGAGAGCGCACAACAAATAGCGATTGCCAAAAGAGCAAGAAAATAGCGCCGCGCTCTTCCGCCAAAGCTAGCAAAATCACGGCCCTTATACGAAATTATCTTAACTGCAGTGCAGCTCTTCATTGCGCATCCTTAGAAACTAGCTTTTTTACCCATACCTTTACGTCGTAAGGATCGATCCCTCGCACAACGCCGCCCTTAAGCGTTCCCACGAGTGGCGCCATTTCGCGCGCGATATACACTTCTGCGCCCTCTAGGCTAGAAAGTGCCGATGCTTTAGCAGAATCAACTTCCGCCCGCGCTTTTGCTACTAGCAAATCCCCATCCGCCTTCTTGCGCGCCTCATATAACTCGCCCTCTGAACGGATTACTTCGACCTGAGTTTCTCCCTTTACGCTTAAATCCTTGATTTGCGCATCCCACAACGCTCGCTCTCTCTCGGTCTCCGCCTGGGCTTTAGCCAGCAAACCAGAAGCTGCGTTAAGCTGCTCTGTCTGCTCCTGCAAATTTTTAGCAAAAATTTGATCGTCAATGGTTCGCTCCGCATAAACATAGCGGCGAATCAATGTGGCCCAAAGTTCTATGCCGCGATCGCTAACTCTATTGTTAATTGCATCGCCCGCGTTAAGTGCTGACTGTTCTCTCTTTACGGAGTTATAGTAATCGCGAGTCGACAAGCGTTTTAGCGACTGTTTAAGCTCGTCTTTCGCGATATCCGAAAAAAGCAATAACTGTCTCTTGGTATCGACCGTGAAGCTTTCCACTAGCTGCCTTGGCCCACCGTGAGAAAACTGTCTAAACTGGGGGACTGGCACCATGCCCTTGTCCTGAACTTCGGCCTGCAGAACGTCCTCGCCCGCAGGAGCATCTAGCTTGCGATCGTAATATCTAAGCACCAAAGTAATATCCGTCTTAACTTTTGAACCATCTGTGGTAGGAACCTCTAAGGTCGCAAGATTGAGATCCTCACCTTGTGCCTGCTCATTTAAATGAACAAACATAAACCCGCGTGGAAGTAAAATTATCTCCGATACTCCACCTGGAATTCGCCAATGGAGCCCAGGCTTTAAGCCGTCCGTAGAATACCCATCCTCTAACAACCCAAAAAAAGTAAACCCATTGTTCCTAACCCCAATGTAATTTGGGGGAACCAACTTGCCAAAAACAAAAAACAACACGCTTAAAATACTAGCAACGACAAACGCTGCAAACAAAAGAGACAAATACGCAGCTCCCTTATCGCAGTTCAATTGTCTATTTCTAACTATTTGCATAGTGAATTGTTGAGATAAAATTACGCCGCTAAACCGTTTCCAAAAAGTAAGTTAAATATTTTACTTTTTGGAAACGGTATTCCACTATCCAGCTCAGAGCTATTGCTTACACGAGTGCAGACACTATTTCACTTTATGATTTTTGTCTATCTACGATATCTGACTAGCAGTAAGATGGCCATGTTTCATGGACGTGCCGTGGCTAATCCTAAGAATTGCCAACATAGAAAGTACTACGCCGAATAAGATTGCGGCAAGTACGACATAAACGGAACTAATTCCCCAAAGAGAGCGGCTGAAGGTCACAAGCCATACCGCAA
Proteins encoded:
- the mtnP gene encoding S-methyl-5'-thioadenosine phosphorylase — encoded protein: MKTVGIIGGSGLYELDGLSDVRQEDMVTPFGAPSSPITIGYIDGIQLLFIARHGEGHKWIPSEINYRANIYALKKLGAQWCISISAVGSLREECAPGDIVVPDQVIDNTRNREGSFFSKGICAHVSFGTPFCPVLREALVKEVRRVAENESRQVHDGGTYVCIEGPAFSSRAESQLYRSWGCSIIGMTNLPEAKLAREAEIAYATLAFVTDYDCWRSANEEVDVATILELLQRNATSSRKIIRRMVAALSKLEPSSLARDALSAAILTSPGAIDERTKRELSPIIGRYI
- the rlmN gene encoding 23S rRNA (adenine(2503)-C(2))-methyltransferase RlmN — translated: MIEILDLDRIALSEILASDFSERPFRAEQIMRWLYRRRASGFECMTDISAALRERLREHFSIYRPEISKIVESADGSRKYLLKLADGRFVESVLIKQPTRWTLCVSSQVGCAIDCQFCRTGAMGFVRNLKVHEIVGQVLAVMNDVSPPDSDSFEVRNVVFMGMGEPMHNFENVLGAIKIIGDGAGFDFSGRRVTISTSGVVSGIEKLAASNVKVNLAVSLNATTNEIRGRLMPINRKWPLEVLLRAIREFPLERRQRITVGYVLIKGLNDTPGDLERLAQLLDGLKVKVNLISFNAVPGLEYESSSRECMEHWQQTLMNKGINTTVRWSKGADIDAACGQLATTAKEMQER
- the ndk gene encoding nucleoside-diphosphate kinase; this translates as MCTCKCGTERTLSIIKPDGVKKNIIGKIISRFEASSLRVVAMKMIHLSEKEASGFYDIHRERPFFKDLVKFMTSGPVVIIVLEGKDAVSLNRQLMGPTNPKEAPAGTIRGDFAQSIDENTVHGSDSMENAGREIAFFFPDF
- the sucD gene encoding succinate--CoA ligase subunit alpha — its product is MSILVDKNTKVLTQGITGKTGQIHTKACKAYGTQMVAGVSPGKAGQEFEGVPIFNSVEKAVEATGANASVIYVPAPFAADAIIESADAGVPLIICITEGIPVKDMLMVRTYLSRSTSRLIGPNCPGVITPGECKIGIMPGYIHQVGRVGVVSRSGTLTYEAVGQLSELGLGQSTCVGIGGDPLNGTGFIDCLEMFERDSGTDLVVMIGEIGGRAEEEAAEWIHNNCSKPVVAFIAGVTAPKGRRMGHAGAIISGGFGSADGKIKALESAGAHVVRSPAEIGITAKRILEK
- the sucC gene encoding ADP-forming succinate--CoA ligase subunit beta encodes the protein MNLHEYQAKALLREYGVPVPKGELAYTVGEARRAAVNLRSPVVVVKAQVHAGGRGKAGGVKVVKSIDEATQVAREMLGMTLVSPQTGPKGVLVKKVWIEPGAQIAKEYYLSLVLNREGGCVSIMVSREGGMEIEEVAHHSPEKLLTVDVDPVCGLQGFHCRKISDFLQFGDKQTKQLPYLLGPLYRAFLDLDCSLLEVNPLIQTADGELVCLDAKMLIDDNALYRQPTIRSWADYDEMNERELRATEVGLNYVGLEGNIGCMVNGAGLAMATMDIIKQEGGQPANFLDVGGGATTEMVREAFAIILGDPSVKGVLVNIFGGIVHCDVIAQGIIDAAKSLAVKAAVVVRLQGTNVELGRELLSNSGLKIIPALTMQEAARKIVQAVS
- the mdh gene encoding malate dehydrogenase, which encodes MASQVRRKKIALIGAGNIGGSLAYLAVLKQLGDVVLFDVAEGLAKGKALDLSHAAAVAPSSVRVTGTESYEDIQGADVCIVTAGLARKPGMSRDDLLAVNSQIMKSVAAGIAKYAPESFVIVVSNPLDAMVTLCQRETGFPSKRVVGMAGVLDSARYRAFLAEELGLSVESVSAFVLGGHGDDMVPVRSFTTVAGIPISQLVSEERLSAIEKRVRGAGGEVVALLKTGSAFYSPASSAMEMAESYLKDQKKVMCCAARLNGEYGYKDLYMGVPVVLGASGVEKIVEIELSSEEKKALDVSAGKVRELVQALKN